A genomic region of Ochotona princeps isolate mOchPri1 chromosome 17, mOchPri1.hap1, whole genome shotgun sequence contains the following coding sequences:
- the LOC101529976 gene encoding large ribosomal subunit protein eL38-like, translating into MPRKMEEIKDFLLTVWRKDATSVKITKTKDNVKSKVRCSRYLYMLLITDEEKAQKLKQSLPPGLVVKELK; encoded by the coding sequence ATGCCTCGCAAGATGGAAGAAATCAAGGACTTCCTGCTGACAGTGTGGCGCAAGGACGCCACGTCTGTCAAGATCACAAAAACCAAGGACAACGTGAAGTCCAAAGTGCGCTGCAGCAGGTACCTGTACATGTTGCTCATCACAGACGAGGAGAAGGCCCAGAAGCTCAAACAGTcgctgcccccaggcctggtggTGAAGGAGCTGAAGTGA